Proteins from a single region of Symphalangus syndactylus isolate Jambi chromosome 12, NHGRI_mSymSyn1-v2.1_pri, whole genome shotgun sequence:
- the OAZ3 gene encoding LOW QUALITY PROTEIN: ornithine decarboxylase antizyme 3 (The sequence of the model RefSeq protein was modified relative to this genomic sequence to represent the inferred CDS: deleted 1 base in 1 codon) produces MTVPWRPGKRRITYKEEEDLTLQPRSCLQCSESLVGLQEGKSTKQGNHDQLKELYSAGNLTVLATDPLLHQDPVQLDFHFRLTSQTSAHWHGLLCDHRLFLDIPYRALDQGNRESLTATLEYVEEKTNVDSVFVNFQNDRNDRGALLRAFSYMGFEVVRPGHPALPPLDNVIFMVYPLERDVGHLPSEPP; encoded by the exons ATGACCGTGCCCTGGCGGCCAGGAAAGCGACG CATCACTTATAAGGAAGAGGAGGACTTGACACTCCAGCCCCGTTCCTGCCTCCAGTGCTCC GAGTCCCTAGTAGGCCTCCAGGAGGGCAAAAGCACCAAGCAGGGTAACCACGACCAGCTTAAAGAACTGTATTCG GCTGGGAACTTGACGGTGCTGGCTACTGACCCCCTGCTCCACCAGGACCCAGTGCAGTTAGACTTTCACTTCCGCCTCACCTCCCAGACCTCTGCCCATTGGCACGGCCTTCTCTGTGACCATCGACTCTTCCTGGATATCCCGTATCGGGCCTTGGATCAAGGCAACCGGGAAAG TTTGACCGCAACCCTGGAGTACGTGGAAGAGAAGACAAATGTGGACTCTGTGTTTGTGAACTTCCAGAATGATCGGAACGACAGAG GTGCCCTGCTGCGGGCCTTCAGCTACATGGGCTTTGAGGTGGTCAGACCAGGtcaccctgccctccctcccttggACAATGTCATCTTTATGGTGTATCCCCTTGAAAGGGATGTTGGCCACCTGCCCAGTGAGCCTCCTTGA